From Gopherus flavomarginatus isolate rGopFla2 chromosome 7, rGopFla2.mat.asm, whole genome shotgun sequence, the proteins below share one genomic window:
- the LOC127055869 gene encoding dimethylaniline monooxygenase [N-oxide-forming] 2-like, translating to MAKSVAVIGAGASGLTALKCCLDEGLQPTCFERSEDIGGLWRFQECDTDWKASIYKSVTINTSKEMMGYSDFPIPEDYPNYMHNSKVMDYFRLYAKHFDLLQYIRFQTSVLSIRKCSDFSTTGQWDVVTETDGKQNSAIFDAILICTGHHIDPYLPLECFPGVEKFKGKIMHSREYKYPEEFRDKRMVVVGLGNSGVDISLDLSHTTKQVFLSTRTGAWVVNRVSDNGFPLDVVHFTRFKNMLRHIIPLYLMNRWGENKLNARFNHENYGLKPQFR from the exons ATGGCAAAAAGCGTTGCAGTTATTGGAGCAGGGGCCAGTGGCCTAACAGCCCTTAAATGCTGTTTAGATGAAGGACTCCAGCCAACATGTTTTGAGAGAAGTGAAGACATCGGGGGACTGTGGCGGTTCCAG GAGTGTGATACGGATTGGAAAGCCAGTATTTATAAATCTGTGACCATTAACACTTCCAAGGAAATGATGGGTTACAGCGATTTCCCCATCCCAGAGGACTACCCCAACTACATGCACAACAGCAAAGTCATGGACTACTTCAGACTGTATGCCAAACATTTTGATCTTCTCCAATACATACGCTTTCAG ACGAGCGTGCTCAGTATAAGAAAATGCTCCGATTTTTCTACCACTGGCCAGTGGGATGTTGTCACagagacagatgggaagcagAATTCGGCCATCTTCGATGCCATTTTGATTTGCACTGGCCACCACATAGATCCTTACTTACCCCTGGAATGCTTCCCAG GTGTAGAGaagtttaaaggaaaaataatgcACAGCCGGGAATACAAGTATCCAGAAGAATTTCGGGACAAGAGAATGGTTGTAGTTGGCTTGGGAAATTCTGGAGTAGATATTAGTTTGGATCTCAGTCACACAACCAAACAG GTATTTCTCAGCACCAGGACAGGTGCCTGGGTGGTGAATCGCGTCTCTGACAACGGCTTCCCCCTCGATGTGGTACACTTCACACGCTTTAAAAATATGCTGCGCCACATCATCCCTTTGTACCTGATGAACCGGTGGGGGGAGAACAAGCTGAATGCCAGGTTTAACCATGAAAACTATGGACTGAAACCTCAATTCAGGTAA